From one Nitrospira sp. MA-1 genomic stretch:
- the metF gene encoding methylenetetrahydrofolate reductase [NAD(P)H] encodes MHISEVLRTHHPAISFEFFPPKTERTFQELFEAISALMPLKPAYVSVTYGAGGSTRERTHDLVVKLKRETDLTIVSHLTCVGSGRQEIHQILSKYQASGIHNIMALRGDPPKGCTAVEIPQDGFQFASDLVWFIKQQFPEMGVGVAGFPEGHPGTPNRLQEMDNLKRKVDAGADYICTQLFFDNRDFFDFCERCEVVGIKVPIIAGIMPIVSRKGMARMSELALGARIPAKLLRAMDRAENDVYAEGVGIHWATEQVVDLIDHKVKGIHFYTLNKSKATLKIYESLGIQSSESLQHPVE; translated from the coding sequence ATGCATATTTCTGAGGTGTTGCGGACGCATCATCCTGCGATTAGTTTCGAGTTTTTCCCCCCAAAAACGGAACGGACGTTTCAAGAACTGTTTGAAGCGATTTCGGCCCTCATGCCGTTAAAGCCTGCGTATGTCAGTGTAACCTATGGGGCTGGCGGATCTACCAGGGAACGCACGCATGATTTAGTCGTGAAGCTGAAACGGGAAACCGATCTGACGATTGTGTCTCATTTAACCTGCGTGGGATCAGGCCGTCAGGAAATTCATCAGATTCTTTCGAAATACCAGGCCAGCGGTATCCATAACATTATGGCTTTGCGGGGAGATCCTCCCAAGGGATGCACGGCGGTGGAGATTCCTCAGGATGGCTTTCAGTTTGCGTCTGATCTGGTGTGGTTTATTAAGCAGCAGTTTCCTGAAATGGGCGTGGGAGTGGCGGGATTTCCCGAAGGACATCCCGGTACGCCCAACCGGTTACAGGAAATGGACAATCTGAAGCGAAAAGTTGATGCGGGTGCTGATTATATCTGTACCCAATTGTTTTTTGATAATCGGGACTTTTTTGATTTTTGTGAACGTTGCGAAGTTGTGGGCATTAAAGTACCGATCATCGCGGGCATTATGCCGATTGTTTCCAGGAAGGGCATGGCTCGCATGTCTGAGCTGGCGCTTGGGGCCCGTATTCCGGCAAAACTTTTGCGGGCGATGGATCGAGCGGAGAATGATGTTTATGCGGAAGGGGTGGGCATTCATTGGGCGACCGAACAGGTGGTGGATCTGATTGATCATAAAGTGAAGGGTATTCATTTTTATACCTTGAATAAATCGAAGGCAACCTTGAAAATTTATGAGTCTCTCGGTATTCAAAGTTCAGAAAGTCTTCAGCATCCGGTCGAATAA
- a CDS encoding YtxH domain-containing protein, which produces MKLMSSGCAIGTMAFVSGITLGIAAGLLWAPQSGKRTREDLHDLASDTLDHAEDWIDNTKDTVDNFVKRGKAAVMGA; this is translated from the coding sequence ATGAAATTGATGTCTTCAGGGTGCGCAATCGGGACCATGGCCTTTGTGTCCGGAATTACCTTGGGAATCGCAGCAGGCCTGTTGTGGGCTCCACAGTCCGGGAAACGAACCAGAGAAGACCTCCATGATCTTGCCTCCGATACGTTGGATCATGCCGAGGACTGGATAGACAATACCAAAGACACAGTTGACAATTTTGTCAAAAGAGGTAAAGCGGCCGTCATGGGCGCCTAA
- a CDS encoding MTH1187 family thiamine-binding protein, translating to MVLLEFSMSPLGKGESVGKYVSRSLDLIDKSGVDYRLNPMGTVLEGEWDDVFRVVKDCYTRMKKDCPRISCVIKVDYRRGKKGRLAGKVASVEKHLKRKLKT from the coding sequence ATGGTGCTGTTGGAATTTAGCATGTCGCCTCTTGGTAAAGGCGAGAGTGTCGGAAAATATGTGTCCCGGTCACTAGACCTGATTGATAAAAGCGGAGTGGATTATCGCCTCAATCCCATGGGAACTGTGTTGGAAGGCGAGTGGGATGACGTGTTTCGCGTCGTGAAAGATTGCTATACCAGAATGAAAAAGGATTGCCCTCGGATTTCTTGTGTGATTAAGGTTGATTATCGGCGTGGGAAGAAAGGCCGGTTGGCTGGCAAGGTGGCAAGTGTCGAGAAACATTTAAAGCGTAAGTTGAAAACCTAA
- a CDS encoding ATP-binding cassette domain-containing protein: MAEDMMSAKISPFIQIHHATVYRGTQPVLHDLSLEIGQGSSTVILGPNGSGKSTFMKLLSRELYPVVGPDRFVRLMGKEHWNVWELRSQIGIISSDMQQAYPGHTTGLEIILSGFFSSMAVYDHQTISLRHRNESAEMMRRLGIAHLRDRPFGEMSTGEQRRALLGRALVHEPQILVLDEPTTGLDVQACFQYLQIIQDFIHRGGTVILVTHHVHEIPPEIDRVVLLKQGRIMEDGLKGDVLNDHRLSVLFETPVHLLHNRGWLQIVQASPD; the protein is encoded by the coding sequence ATGGCGGAGGACATGATGAGTGCGAAAATATCCCCTTTCATTCAGATTCACCATGCGACGGTGTATCGGGGAACTCAGCCTGTCCTCCATGATCTGTCCCTGGAAATTGGTCAGGGGAGTTCGACCGTCATCCTGGGTCCCAATGGGTCAGGGAAATCGACATTTATGAAGTTGCTTTCGAGGGAACTGTATCCGGTCGTCGGGCCGGATCGATTTGTCCGGCTGATGGGGAAGGAGCATTGGAACGTGTGGGAATTACGCTCCCAGATTGGGATAATTTCCTCGGATATGCAACAGGCCTATCCGGGCCACACCACAGGGTTGGAAATTATTCTTTCGGGGTTTTTCTCTAGTATGGCTGTGTATGACCACCAAACCATCAGTCTCCGACACCGTAACGAGAGCGCTGAGATGATGCGCAGGCTTGGGATTGCCCATCTTCGAGATCGCCCATTTGGGGAGATGTCTACCGGAGAACAACGGCGAGCTTTGTTGGGTCGGGCGTTGGTGCACGAACCTCAGATCCTTGTGTTAGATGAGCCAACCACCGGGCTGGATGTGCAGGCGTGTTTTCAATACCTTCAGATCATTCAAGATTTTATTCACCGTGGAGGTACGGTGATTTTAGTAACGCACCATGTCCATGAAATTCCTCCGGAGATTGATCGGGTTGTGTTGTTGAAACAGGGCCGGATCATGGAAGATGGTCTTAAGGGGGATGTGCTGAATGATCACCGGCTATCCGTCCTTTTTGAGACTCCTGTTCACCTTCTTCATAACCGGGGATGGCTCCAGATTGTCCAGGCCTCGCCCGACTAA
- a CDS encoding bifunctional precorrin-2 dehydrogenase/sirohydrochlorin ferrochelatase: MTKNAGFQVTLDLDGRQCMVIGGDEEAVEKVHRLLDAGAKVTVVSPTLHVDLRKLTASGKIIHRGRTFRSGDAQGVVLIMNVLKDDLDLAKSLFELAKTERCLVWSMDLPEYSTIIMPALVKRGNLRIAISTSGTAPALAKVLRQNLELLFDDEFDQFLDWLGALREELKSTEVSDRRRRERLAEAVNGFQLTGEMEYPNSWKLSSEEQVEPVGKEGG; the protein is encoded by the coding sequence ATGACGAAGAATGCAGGGTTTCAGGTAACACTTGATTTGGATGGTCGCCAATGTATGGTGATTGGTGGTGATGAGGAAGCCGTGGAGAAGGTGCATCGGTTGTTGGATGCCGGAGCAAAAGTTACGGTGGTAAGTCCTACTCTTCATGTCGATTTGCGGAAATTGACTGCCTCAGGGAAAATTATTCATCGGGGACGAACCTTTCGATCCGGTGATGCTCAAGGGGTTGTGCTGATTATGAATGTGTTGAAGGACGATCTGGATTTGGCTAAGTCCCTGTTCGAGTTGGCGAAAACGGAACGCTGTCTGGTGTGGTCGATGGATTTGCCAGAATATTCGACGATCATTATGCCTGCGCTGGTCAAGCGCGGGAATCTTCGAATAGCGATTAGTACGAGCGGGACCGCTCCGGCTCTGGCGAAGGTGCTTCGTCAAAACCTTGAATTGCTGTTTGATGATGAATTTGACCAGTTCCTGGATTGGTTGGGCGCCCTGCGTGAAGAGCTAAAGAGTACGGAAGTGAGCGACCGTCGGCGTCGTGAGCGCCTGGCGGAAGCGGTCAATGGCTTTCAATTGACCGGGGAAATGGAGTATCCCAATAGTTGGAAGTTGTCCAGTGAGGAGCAGGTGGAACCCGTTGGAAAGGAAGGTGGGTAA
- a CDS encoding glutamate-cysteine ligase family protein, producing the protein MAGIIRIPFHQRIVIGVEIEAYSINVTDHKIGRRLSKPRPGLSESGERFTRDASIGSEYNSRPFSTVRESLFLLRAGLRKYLRGLYRSREDEQDYRVPLFVGGWTNRFAGTHLHISVANRKLTKQEATALSWHLHDQLPLLIATGANSPIWDKKVTGKASNRFLRGNATYFTPTKRGDLTSVDTRELVYSKGRKTKPPTLEIRVFDSNIPEFVVANLCLVKAVCLRWLRGKAAANRMSHADYLLARTEAATKGMKANLPWKREWVPAPEYLDRFLWEHREEIDDMDIPEEIYEVLRLFKRRYNGTRLIHDAVALAIREHPQTWQRRFAKRYRSGLGHLLSGNTLQDFATELGVPFPSTDRVWLGRKRASIDE; encoded by the coding sequence ATGGCAGGCATAATACGCATCCCGTTTCATCAACGAATCGTCATTGGCGTCGAAATCGAAGCGTACAGTATTAATGTCACCGATCACAAAATCGGCAGACGCCTGTCCAAACCCCGGCCCGGTCTTTCCGAATCCGGAGAACGTTTTACCCGGGATGCCTCCATCGGCAGCGAATATAACAGTCGTCCCTTTAGCACGGTCAGAGAGAGCTTGTTTTTACTCAGGGCCGGTTTGCGAAAATACCTGCGCGGACTGTATCGCAGTCGGGAAGACGAACAAGACTATCGTGTGCCGTTATTTGTGGGAGGCTGGACGAACCGGTTTGCGGGCACCCACTTGCACATTTCTGTTGCCAATCGCAAACTCACCAAACAAGAAGCCACAGCCCTCAGTTGGCATCTCCATGATCAACTCCCCCTGCTCATCGCCACCGGGGCCAATTCTCCCATATGGGACAAAAAAGTCACAGGGAAAGCCTCCAACCGGTTTCTTCGGGGAAATGCCACCTACTTCACGCCCACGAAACGAGGGGATCTCACTTCGGTCGATACCAGGGAGCTGGTCTATAGCAAAGGACGAAAAACCAAACCGCCCACTTTGGAAATTCGGGTCTTCGATTCCAATATTCCGGAATTTGTCGTGGCGAATTTATGTCTGGTGAAAGCCGTGTGTTTGCGATGGCTCAGGGGGAAGGCGGCTGCCAATCGAATGAGCCATGCCGATTACCTCCTTGCCAGAACAGAAGCCGCGACCAAAGGCATGAAAGCCAACCTCCCCTGGAAACGGGAATGGGTACCAGCTCCGGAATATTTGGACCGATTCCTCTGGGAACACCGGGAAGAAATCGATGACATGGATATTCCTGAAGAAATCTATGAGGTTCTCCGGCTGTTCAAACGCAGATATAACGGCACTCGACTCATTCATGATGCAGTCGCCCTGGCCATTCGTGAGCACCCGCAAACATGGCAACGCCGGTTTGCCAAACGCTATCGCTCAGGATTAGGCCATTTGCTCAGTGGCAACACCTTGCAGGATTTTGCCACCGAATTAGGAGTCCCCTTTCCCAGTACCGATCGGGTGTGGCTGGGCCGGAAGCGAGCCTCCATCGATGAGTAA
- a CDS encoding NERD domain-containing protein — MIPPTIPVSCPSPGEQEIFAKLKQEEATRDWIVLHSLDIAQHLRQVSGEADFVIIVPSLGVLCLEVKACHSLERRDGLWFYGHDPKGDPRGPFKQAAEAMHSLRQQVIQNDTSLSRVPFCSAVAFPFIELKAASGEWHPWQVVDSARFIRKQIAPLVSGILRSARSHLKSQSSAKWFCDSDHLPDIQQSAAIARILRPNFEFAEKAQDRRLRKQAEIIYYTEEQFTAIDMMEENLRVLFTGPAGTGKTVLALEVARRAATTGMSVLLVCFNRLLGRWLSNHPVTRSGQITAGTLHQYMAGIVGIKVPEGSDASFWKAGLPEAAMAKLLDGHRDTGRFDMVIADEMQDLLHPPYLDVLELVLKGGILGGSWRMFGDFERQMLYGQDRDQVEDLIRKRCGTFARGALRVNCRNTPRVAALSHLLGRLTPNYSRILRPDDHIEPIISYYATPSQQRKELGKTLERLFKESYSGDDIVVLSPKAGTRCAAASITDKPWSNQLVAFETASTGQIRYTTIQSFKGLDSPAIVVTDIEHVDGDMFSSLFYVATTRALERLYIIVHETAKAGIIQSLLGVSKKN; from the coding sequence ATGATCCCGCCAACCATTCCTGTTTCCTGCCCCAGCCCTGGCGAGCAGGAGATATTCGCCAAACTCAAGCAAGAAGAGGCTACACGGGACTGGATCGTCCTCCATTCGCTCGACATCGCGCAGCATTTGCGGCAGGTGTCCGGCGAGGCTGATTTTGTCATCATCGTGCCTTCGCTCGGCGTACTCTGCCTCGAAGTGAAGGCGTGCCATTCACTTGAGCGAAGGGATGGACTCTGGTTCTACGGCCATGATCCTAAGGGCGACCCGCGCGGCCCTTTTAAGCAAGCCGCTGAGGCGATGCACAGCCTCCGGCAGCAAGTCATCCAAAACGACACTTCGCTTTCCCGCGTTCCCTTCTGCTCCGCCGTTGCATTCCCATTCATCGAGTTGAAAGCCGCCTCCGGCGAATGGCATCCGTGGCAGGTGGTTGATTCGGCCCGATTCATACGGAAGCAAATTGCGCCGCTGGTCAGCGGTATCTTGCGAAGTGCGAGATCGCATCTGAAATCGCAGTCATCGGCCAAGTGGTTCTGTGATAGCGACCACCTGCCGGACATCCAGCAGTCTGCTGCGATTGCGAGAATCCTGCGGCCAAATTTTGAGTTTGCAGAGAAAGCCCAGGACCGCCGCCTGCGCAAGCAGGCGGAAATCATCTACTACACCGAGGAACAATTCACAGCGATCGACATGATGGAGGAAAACCTCCGCGTACTTTTCACTGGGCCGGCAGGGACAGGCAAGACCGTCCTCGCATTGGAAGTTGCTCGCAGGGCCGCAACTACCGGGATGAGCGTGTTACTCGTGTGCTTCAACCGCTTGCTCGGGAGGTGGTTGTCCAACCACCCTGTCACGCGTAGCGGCCAGATCACAGCCGGAACGCTGCACCAGTACATGGCGGGAATCGTCGGCATCAAGGTGCCGGAAGGATCGGATGCCTCGTTCTGGAAGGCCGGGTTGCCGGAGGCGGCAATGGCAAAGCTGCTGGACGGGCATCGGGACACCGGACGGTTCGACATGGTGATTGCCGACGAAATGCAGGACTTGCTTCACCCTCCCTATCTCGACGTGCTGGAACTGGTCCTCAAAGGTGGGATATTGGGCGGTTCGTGGCGCATGTTCGGCGACTTCGAGCGGCAGATGCTCTACGGGCAAGACCGCGACCAGGTCGAGGATTTGATCCGCAAACGGTGTGGTACTTTTGCAAGGGGGGCACTCCGCGTGAATTGCCGGAACACGCCCCGCGTTGCGGCGCTGTCGCACCTCCTAGGCCGCCTCACGCCTAACTACTCGCGCATCCTCCGGCCCGATGACCACATTGAGCCGATTATCAGTTACTACGCCACGCCATCCCAGCAGCGCAAAGAACTCGGCAAAACACTCGAACGCCTTTTCAAGGAATCCTACAGCGGCGATGACATCGTTGTCCTTTCGCCGAAGGCCGGGACGCGATGCGCAGCGGCCAGTATTACTGACAAGCCCTGGTCCAACCAGCTAGTAGCCTTCGAGACTGCTTCAACCGGCCAGATCCGCTATACCACCATTCAGAGCTTTAAGGGGCTTGACTCCCCCGCCATCGTCGTCACTGACATCGAACATGTCGATGGTGACATGTTCTCATCACTCTTCTACGTTGCGACAACACGGGCGCTGGAGCGGCTCTATATCATTGTGCATGAGACGGCCAAGGCTGGCATTATCCAGTCACTGCTCGGAGTCTCAAAAAAAAATTGA
- a CDS encoding ATP-binding protein → MISWHHPWKLQAKASLIIILIVGGAILVTELLHQYYVAELAKDVIHSKSLVLLRQIGARFQSEKHFHNATLREKYLNDLMSRNPDLIFLRVYGKGTKADDPPILLTQVGNTEDTSSEIPLMVTHTFQFEEPQGRFHNQPGDDRLKLSTPLAIQGKTTGVIYAEYWTGQLTTITRFFLNWSLIISLIMGFGIVVALNFFLYRHVIRPLGRLKTGLAEVEKGKWATLVSIEKTDEIGDLARQFNSMAQQIQEVMRENASLNQALAQARDVLQTRVEDATAELRQRNEELAAVNERLSIAQRDILRQQRLAVLGQLVATIAHKIGTPLTAIFGHLQLLQEDPHLPQEVLERVRTMLKQTDRLTHSIQDLLTFTRTPTISVEQVSLPTLIDQSLLLFRPLLQEHGIQGLTHFSPDLWPIQGDAFHLQEAINNLIDNAIDAMPDGGHLTIQALNAEDTPHAGPEVIVDIHDSGPGIPREHIEKIFDPFFTTKSVGSGTGLGLAITTEIIQLHKGHITVQSEKGQGTRFLIRLPAWRISDHA, encoded by the coding sequence ATGATTTCCTGGCACCATCCCTGGAAACTCCAAGCCAAGGCCTCCCTCATCATCATCCTCATTGTGGGCGGGGCCATTCTGGTCACAGAACTCTTGCATCAATATTATGTGGCGGAATTGGCCAAAGATGTCATTCACTCCAAGTCTCTCGTCCTCCTTCGCCAAATCGGCGCACGCTTTCAATCAGAAAAGCATTTTCACAATGCGACATTGCGAGAGAAATACTTAAACGATTTGATGAGCCGGAATCCCGATCTCATCTTCCTCCGCGTCTATGGGAAAGGCACCAAGGCCGATGATCCGCCGATCCTGCTCACGCAAGTTGGGAACACCGAGGACACTTCATCCGAAATTCCGTTGATGGTCACCCACACCTTCCAATTTGAAGAACCCCAAGGCCGCTTTCACAATCAACCTGGCGATGATCGGCTCAAATTATCCACGCCTCTTGCCATACAGGGGAAAACCACCGGGGTCATCTATGCCGAATACTGGACCGGGCAACTCACCACCATCACGCGATTTTTCCTCAATTGGTCACTCATCATCAGTCTGATCATGGGATTCGGCATCGTGGTGGCGTTAAACTTCTTTCTCTATCGACATGTGATCCGTCCCCTTGGGCGGCTCAAAACCGGACTGGCTGAAGTCGAAAAGGGCAAATGGGCCACTTTGGTGTCGATCGAAAAAACAGACGAAATAGGCGATTTAGCCCGCCAGTTCAATTCAATGGCACAACAGATCCAAGAGGTCATGAGGGAAAATGCCTCATTGAATCAGGCGTTAGCCCAGGCACGGGATGTCCTACAAACCAGAGTGGAGGATGCAACAGCAGAACTCCGGCAACGGAACGAAGAGTTGGCCGCCGTCAACGAGCGCCTCTCCATTGCGCAACGTGACATTCTCCGGCAACAACGGTTAGCCGTCCTGGGTCAACTGGTTGCCACCATTGCCCACAAGATCGGCACACCTTTAACAGCCATCTTCGGACACCTCCAACTTCTCCAGGAAGATCCACATCTTCCCCAGGAAGTCCTGGAACGAGTGCGAACCATGCTCAAACAAACCGATCGCCTCACCCACAGCATCCAGGACTTACTCACCTTCACCCGAACACCCACCATCTCCGTCGAACAGGTCTCCCTCCCGACCCTGATCGACCAATCACTGTTATTATTTCGCCCGCTTCTCCAAGAGCACGGCATTCAAGGGCTCACCCACTTTTCGCCGGATCTGTGGCCAATTCAGGGAGATGCCTTTCATCTTCAGGAGGCCATCAACAACCTCATCGATAACGCCATCGATGCCATGCCGGACGGCGGGCATTTGACCATTCAAGCCCTAAACGCCGAAGATACCCCTCACGCGGGACCGGAGGTAATCGTCGACATTCACGATTCGGGACCGGGGATTCCGCGGGAACACATCGAAAAAATCTTTGACCCCTTCTTTACCACCAAAAGTGTGGGATCAGGAACGGGATTGGGGTTAGCCATTACCACCGAAATTATTCAATTACATAAGGGCCACATCACCGTGCAGAGCGAAAAGGGCCAGGGCACCCGCTTTCTCATTCGGTTACCCGCCTGGAGAATCTCAGATCATGCATAA
- a CDS encoding sigma-54 dependent transcriptional regulator, whose translation MHKVTILIVDDEPDTLTLLREIMEKEGYQVHTATSGQAALHTFLDQTPDVVLSDIQMPHMDGLALLAETRKRSPLTQVILLTAYGSLSTAVEGIKAGAFDYLSKPFALEEIRSVVRRACDHKHTLEEARVSIQPLLPKGNGINQIQGNSPPMVAVYKLIARVAPTESTVLIHGETGTGKELIARAMHANSLRSDGPFIAVDCGTLTENLLESELFGHERGAFTGAITLKKGLLESANRGTCFLDEIGDISPNLQSKLLRVLQEHEIRRVGGMESIKVDVRIIAATNKHLKKLVESGKFREDLYYRLNVVTLHLPSLRERVEDIPTLIDYFLTKYTQLNNKVITGVHPQALALLTNYSWPGNVRELEHTIERAVVMTPHSLIMSHDLPLALVAPPALPDQSPSHPDWKTLGQLEREHILKVLDAQQGDENRTSELLGIHRKTLQRKLKEYGLR comes from the coding sequence ATGCATAAAGTCACCATTCTCATCGTCGATGATGAACCGGACACGCTGACTCTGCTTCGGGAAATCATGGAAAAAGAAGGCTATCAGGTGCACACCGCAACGAGTGGGCAAGCCGCCTTACACACCTTCCTCGATCAAACGCCGGATGTGGTGTTATCGGATATTCAAATGCCACACATGGACGGTTTGGCCCTCCTGGCCGAAACACGAAAACGCAGCCCCCTCACCCAGGTCATTCTCCTCACCGCCTATGGGTCGTTGTCCACGGCTGTGGAAGGCATCAAAGCCGGAGCCTTCGATTACCTCTCCAAACCGTTCGCATTGGAAGAAATTCGTTCCGTCGTCCGCCGGGCCTGTGACCATAAACACACCCTGGAAGAGGCCCGGGTATCGATTCAGCCACTCCTGCCAAAAGGAAATGGCATCAACCAGATACAAGGCAACAGTCCGCCGATGGTGGCCGTGTACAAACTCATCGCCCGGGTCGCCCCGACGGAATCCACCGTCCTCATCCATGGTGAAACAGGAACAGGAAAAGAACTCATTGCCCGTGCCATGCATGCCAACAGTCTCCGAAGCGACGGGCCGTTCATCGCCGTGGATTGCGGCACCCTCACAGAAAATCTTTTGGAAAGTGAATTATTCGGTCACGAACGCGGGGCCTTCACGGGAGCCATCACCCTCAAAAAAGGACTCCTGGAATCGGCCAATCGAGGCACCTGTTTCCTGGATGAAATCGGCGATATCTCCCCGAACCTGCAGAGCAAACTTCTCCGGGTCCTACAAGAGCATGAAATCCGCCGTGTGGGCGGCATGGAATCAATCAAAGTCGATGTCCGCATCATTGCCGCGACCAACAAACACCTCAAAAAACTGGTGGAATCGGGCAAGTTCCGGGAAGACCTGTATTATCGGCTCAACGTCGTCACGCTGCATCTGCCCTCGCTGAGAGAACGAGTCGAAGACATCCCCACACTCATCGACTACTTCCTCACCAAATATACCCAGCTCAACAACAAGGTCATCACCGGAGTGCACCCGCAGGCGTTAGCCCTGCTCACCAACTATTCGTGGCCGGGAAATGTGCGCGAACTCGAACATACCATTGAACGAGCCGTGGTCATGACCCCGCATTCCCTCATCATGTCTCACGACCTCCCGTTAGCGCTCGTCGCGCCTCCCGCCCTCCCCGATCAATCGCCATCCCACCCGGACTGGAAAACACTCGGACAGCTCGAACGGGAACACATACTCAAAGTCCTCGATGCGCAGCAAGGCGACGAAAACCGGACATCGGAACTCCTGGGCATCCACCGGAAAACCCTCCAGCGCAAACTCAAAGAATACGGCCTCCGCTAA
- a CDS encoding IS110 family transposase, with the protein MKRTTIGIDIAKQVFELYVEEGATPSVERKRLSRKKLLPWLATRPPTLIGMEACGGAHYWARELTKLGHEVRLIAPQYVKPWVQTNKSDAADARAICRAVQEPGMRFVGMASEAQQTVQALYRVRSRYLNNRTALVNQTRGILLEYGVAIPMGVASVRKTLALLLTEDRWSGLVRQFLADQQAELKEWDTKIEAVTAQIKRENARQPICQHLEQARGIGPLGASALWAKLAGQAYRNGRHVAATLGLVPKHTGTGGKVRLGGISKRGDRYLRQLLIHGARAVVRQVGEKSDRLSCWLRRLVARRGMNKAIVALANKNARMAFALISKNQPYDVAKLCEAV; encoded by the coding sequence ATGAAGCGTACAACAATTGGGATCGACATTGCCAAACAGGTCTTCGAGCTTTATGTGGAAGAGGGAGCCACGCCGAGCGTGGAACGGAAACGGCTCTCGCGGAAGAAGCTACTCCCGTGGTTGGCCACTCGCCCGCCTACGCTCATCGGCATGGAAGCGTGTGGCGGGGCGCATTACTGGGCGCGGGAGCTGACGAAGTTGGGGCATGAGGTGCGCCTGATCGCTCCGCAGTATGTCAAACCGTGGGTGCAGACCAATAAGAGTGATGCGGCCGATGCCCGGGCGATTTGCCGGGCGGTGCAAGAGCCGGGCATGCGGTTTGTCGGGATGGCCAGCGAAGCGCAGCAGACCGTGCAAGCCCTCTATCGGGTCCGGAGTCGCTACCTGAACAATCGCACCGCCCTGGTGAATCAGACCCGTGGCATCTTGCTGGAATACGGCGTGGCCATTCCCATGGGGGTCGCCTCGGTTCGGAAAACGCTGGCTCTTCTCCTGACCGAAGATCGCTGGTCGGGCTTGGTCCGGCAGTTCTTGGCCGACCAACAGGCCGAGCTCAAGGAGTGGGACACCAAGATTGAGGCGGTGACAGCCCAGATCAAACGGGAGAATGCGCGGCAGCCGATCTGTCAGCATCTCGAGCAGGCTCGGGGGATTGGGCCCTTAGGCGCCTCGGCCCTCTGGGCCAAACTGGCGGGCCAGGCCTATCGGAATGGCCGCCATGTCGCGGCCACCTTGGGGTTGGTGCCCAAGCACACCGGCACCGGGGGCAAGGTCCGACTCGGCGGGATCAGTAAACGAGGGGATCGGTATCTCCGACAGTTGCTGATTCATGGGGCCCGGGCGGTGGTGCGCCAAGTGGGGGAGAAATCCGATCGCCTCAGCTGTTGGCTCCGACGCTTGGTGGCCCGACGGGGGATGAATAAGGCGATTGTGGCCTTAGCAAACAAGAATGCGCGAATGGCGTTCGCCCTCATATCCAAAAACCAGCCGTATGATGTCGCCAAACTATGCGAGGCCGTGTAA
- a CDS encoding gamma-glutamyl-gamma-aminobutyrate hydrolase family protein, translated as MSKRFPAPLIGITCEAVSNRKDFANYDLLCDHRYAAAVTEAGGHPVLLPINHRETLRNRYLEGIDGLVIVGGDDLDPSWYGERPKKRTKVAFKNRSKFEAWLYKAGKTRRLPILGICYGMQLINVLEGGTLHQHIHPPKQGYHVDHEGKKNGLHPIKVIQGTRLATILGKGRKVVATEHHQGVRTLAPDFIPAAIASDGLIEAMEHPRYPHIFTVQWHPERQLRSQTTQKLLRAFVRSCQHYQRTRNP; from the coding sequence ATGAGTAAACGTTTTCCCGCCCCGTTAATCGGCATCACCTGTGAAGCCGTATCCAACCGCAAGGACTTCGCCAACTACGATTTATTATGTGACCACCGCTATGCCGCCGCAGTGACCGAAGCGGGCGGTCATCCGGTGTTGCTCCCGATTAATCACAGGGAAACCCTTCGCAACCGTTATCTGGAAGGCATTGACGGGTTGGTCATTGTCGGAGGCGACGATCTTGACCCAAGCTGGTATGGAGAACGCCCTAAAAAACGCACAAAAGTGGCGTTCAAAAACCGGTCAAAGTTTGAAGCTTGGCTCTACAAGGCTGGAAAAACACGGCGGTTGCCCATTTTAGGAATCTGCTATGGGATGCAGTTGATCAATGTCCTGGAAGGAGGAACCCTTCATCAACATATTCATCCACCTAAACAGGGCTATCATGTGGATCATGAAGGCAAGAAAAACGGGCTGCATCCCATCAAGGTCATTCAGGGCACCCGATTGGCGACAATCCTCGGAAAGGGTCGAAAGGTGGTCGCCACCGAACATCATCAGGGCGTCAGGACCCTCGCCCCCGATTTCATTCCTGCCGCCATCGCCAGCGACGGACTGATTGAAGCGATGGAACATCCCAGGTACCCCCATATTTTTACCGTGCAATGGCATCCCGAACGACAACTACGAAGCCAAACCACACAAAAGCTCCTGCGGGCGTTCGTCCGATCCTGCCAACACTACCAACGAACAAGAAACCCGTAA